In Streptomyces violaceusniger Tu 4113, one DNA window encodes the following:
- a CDS encoding TetR family transcriptional regulator encodes MTTDEAVADSKTPPPPGLRERKKQRTRNALVRSALELFTRQGYEHTTVDEIAEAVEVSQRTFFRYFANKEEVAFASQESAECHFFAALCGRPADEAPLAALRGAVLDAWGSIGDAIEQMVPPELHMRMYRVIESTPSLLAVHLRRTAEMEERLASEIARREGLDIDADPRPRLVVAMFSGVIRVSGKLWGEGEEDSMVTLRDLTAFHLDYVGPTLAGQWDK; translated from the coding sequence GTGACAACGGACGAGGCAGTGGCGGACTCGAAGACGCCACCACCGCCCGGGCTGCGCGAGCGCAAGAAGCAGCGGACGCGGAACGCCCTGGTGCGCTCCGCGCTGGAGTTGTTCACCCGTCAGGGATACGAGCACACGACGGTCGACGAGATCGCCGAGGCGGTCGAGGTCTCCCAGCGCACCTTCTTCCGGTACTTCGCCAACAAGGAGGAGGTCGCCTTCGCCAGCCAGGAGTCGGCCGAGTGCCACTTCTTCGCCGCCCTGTGCGGGCGCCCCGCGGACGAGGCGCCGTTGGCGGCGCTGCGCGGCGCGGTGCTCGACGCCTGGGGCAGCATCGGGGACGCGATCGAGCAGATGGTGCCGCCCGAGCTCCATATGCGGATGTACCGGGTGATCGAGTCGACGCCGAGCCTGCTCGCCGTGCATCTGCGCCGCACCGCCGAGATGGAGGAGCGGCTGGCGAGCGAGATCGCGCGCCGCGAGGGGCTGGACATCGACGCCGACCCGCGGCCGCGGCTGGTGGTCGCGATGTTCAGTGGAGTGATCCGGGTGTCGGGGAAGCTGTGGGGCGAGGGCGAGGAGGACAGCATGGTCACTTTGCGAGACCTCACCGCGTTCCATCTTGATTACGTGGGCCCCACCCTCGCCGGACAATGGGATAAATAG
- a CDS encoding alpha/beta hydrolase: MTSFSELGSPSPGSTAWRALLALAVVFVLLATTGWTAVRSHRGAPDALSASISAWRHGSLGGRALPDPYGSPRALGRWFDSLTKAQTDRLVRRYPLAVGNLNGAPVDLRFRANRVALTQARSDERKRMHDARLTPMGHSDATRRMNRYQDLLGRGRQILSFDPSGAGRAAEVFGDLAHANRVSIVVPGVDTDILTFQKSGRPYTATVGMAHALYENERADAPDTKTAVIAWADYTSPAGIGMDAATGKLAAQGAVRLRALVDALPALSRVSLMCHSYGSVVCGVAARDLPPKVTDIAVAGSPGMRADHVSDLGTSARVWAMRDSGDWIGDIPHLEVGGLGHGADPVSSGFGARLLSADGADGHAGYFEPGTTSLDNFARVGIGAVQSVSCGNGDDCTAGLR; encoded by the coding sequence GTGACTTCCTTCTCGGAGCTCGGCTCCCCCTCCCCCGGTTCCACCGCTTGGCGCGCCCTGCTCGCGCTGGCGGTGGTGTTCGTTCTCCTCGCCACCACCGGGTGGACGGCCGTACGGAGCCACAGAGGAGCCCCGGACGCGCTCTCCGCGTCGATCAGCGCCTGGCGCCACGGATCGCTCGGCGGCCGCGCGCTGCCCGATCCGTACGGCTCGCCGCGCGCCCTCGGCCGCTGGTTCGACTCGCTCACCAAGGCCCAGACCGACCGCCTGGTGCGGCGCTATCCGCTGGCCGTGGGCAATCTCAACGGCGCGCCGGTGGACCTGCGATTCCGGGCCAACCGCGTCGCCCTGACCCAGGCGCGCAGCGACGAGCGCAAGCGGATGCACGACGCCCGGCTCACCCCGATGGGCCACTCGGACGCGACCCGCCGGATGAACCGCTACCAGGACCTGCTGGGCCGGGGGCGGCAGATCCTCTCCTTCGATCCGTCGGGCGCCGGACGGGCCGCCGAGGTCTTCGGCGACCTCGCCCACGCCAACCGGGTCTCGATCGTGGTGCCGGGTGTGGACACCGACATCCTGACGTTCCAGAAGTCCGGGCGCCCGTACACCGCCACGGTCGGGATGGCCCACGCGCTCTACGAGAACGAGCGGGCCGACGCCCCGGACACCAAGACCGCCGTCATCGCCTGGGCCGACTACACCTCCCCCGCCGGGATCGGCATGGACGCGGCCACCGGCAAGCTGGCCGCCCAGGGCGCGGTGCGGCTGCGCGCGCTGGTCGACGCGCTGCCCGCGCTCTCCCGGGTCTCCCTGATGTGCCACAGCTACGGCTCGGTGGTGTGCGGGGTCGCGGCCCGCGATCTGCCGCCCAAGGTTACCGATATCGCGGTGGCCGGCAGCCCCGGGATGCGCGCCGACCACGTCTCCGACCTGGGCACCAGCGCCCGGGTGTGGGCGATGCGGGACTCCGGCGACTGGATCGGGGACATTCCGCATCTGGAGGTCGGCGGGCTCGGCCATGGCGCGGACCCGGTCTCCTCGGGCTTCGGCGCCCGGCTGCTGTCCGCGGACGGGGCGGATGGACACGCCGGATACTTCGAACCGGGCACGACCAGCCTGGACAACTTCGCCCGGGTGGGAATCGGTGCTGTCCAGTCCGTGAGCTGCGGCAACGGCGACGACTGCACCGCGGGGCTACGCTGA
- a CDS encoding DUF4429 domain-containing protein has product MGDVLAGFQTVWEFDTDSMLIRFERGIRTPKLLQALGERRIPFEALSGVELAVGKRGTVVLRAVPRPGADPLMDAADGQLKEAYDPYRLVLPAERETLADYYAERIRESLCPDADVPAEAHLVTVPPAPLSFKAYDGKASFDGKAISFRWFWTGASSEKWKVGDQRFRIDELTGVEWRSPESRGSAGTAPKEGSAKGASAKGTSAKGGSAKDGTARNGTGKAAPKGGGHGYLRLLRRSAEDEPLGRPDQDPAAVVFGMGYGLVHQSLPFAAAVLEAIRASSPVPCTEGAPSSNRAGASRRDPADIAERIRHLGELHTAGLLTDDEFSAKKAELLAEL; this is encoded by the coding sequence ATGGGTGATGTGCTGGCCGGTTTTCAGACCGTCTGGGAGTTCGACACCGACTCCATGCTCATCCGCTTCGAACGGGGGATCCGCACGCCGAAGCTGCTTCAGGCGCTCGGCGAACGCCGCATCCCCTTCGAGGCGCTGTCCGGAGTGGAGCTCGCTGTCGGCAAACGAGGAACGGTGGTGCTGCGCGCCGTGCCCAGACCAGGCGCCGACCCCCTGATGGACGCCGCGGACGGCCAGCTCAAGGAGGCGTACGACCCATACCGCCTGGTGCTGCCCGCCGAGCGGGAGACGCTCGCGGACTACTACGCCGAGCGGATACGCGAGTCCCTCTGCCCCGACGCGGACGTCCCCGCCGAGGCGCATCTGGTGACCGTGCCCCCGGCGCCGCTGTCCTTCAAGGCGTACGACGGCAAGGCGTCCTTCGACGGCAAGGCGATCTCCTTCCGCTGGTTCTGGACCGGCGCCTCCTCGGAGAAGTGGAAGGTCGGGGACCAGCGGTTCCGGATCGACGAGCTGACCGGGGTGGAGTGGCGGTCCCCGGAGAGCCGGGGCTCGGCGGGCACCGCCCCCAAGGAGGGCTCCGCCAAAGGCGCTTCCGCCAAGGGCACTTCGGCCAAAGGCGGTTCCGCCAAGGACGGCACGGCCAGGAACGGCACCGGCAAAGCCGCCCCCAAGGGCGGTGGCCACGGCTATCTGCGGCTGTTGCGGCGCTCCGCCGAGGACGAGCCCCTCGGCCGCCCCGACCAGGACCCGGCGGCCGTCGTGTTCGGGATGGGCTACGGCCTCGTCCACCAGTCGCTGCCGTTCGCCGCGGCCGTCCTGGAGGCGATACGGGCCTCCTCCCCGGTGCCGTGCACCGAGGGCGCCCCGTCCTCGAACCGGGCCGGGGCCTCACGCCGCGACCCCGCCGACATCGCCGAGCGCATCCGTCATCTGGGCGAGCTGCACACGGCCGGGCTGCTGACCGACGACGAGTTCAGCGCGAAGAAGGCCGAGCTGCTGGCGGAGCTGTAA
- a CDS encoding sensor histidine kinase, with product MSGPSSASAGPSSGPASTASSTAHESLPKAARRQAGALARALITPSYPATPLFARSPRRWLRRVPYGVAMILTTILVPTSAQVLSHDYGVGGGVATLIAIVQTTPLLLSVTRPLQAWWIVFLSDIVCALVVLGTAEHLENRVWPWLPGPIIGYLFLLLALALREPRRTLVAVWLVTGTAGLSLGMAFPDKSNGSNVVLFVLGGVVLLVAGALRERGDAQRRLAEQETISEAERAHRTLLEERTRIARELHDVVAHHMSVITVQADSAPYRIGGLPAEAEREFSTIAATARESLAEMRRLLGVLRSEETRGERAPQPGLRQVPQLVEATVRAGIPTTLTIADEVAELEPLPQAVGLSAYRIVQEALANVVRHAPGAATRVAISAADDRSALTLLVVNGPPVSAPTKPLETSGTGHGLVGMVERVRLVGGMLDTGPLPDGGFRVAARLPLVDLEETDPS from the coding sequence GTGTCCGGTCCCTCCTCCGCATCGGCCGGCCCCTCCTCCGGCCCGGCGTCCACCGCCTCCTCCACCGCGCATGAGAGCCTGCCCAAGGCCGCCCGGCGGCAGGCGGGCGCCCTCGCCCGGGCCCTGATCACCCCCAGCTATCCGGCGACACCGCTGTTCGCCCGGTCGCCCCGGCGCTGGCTGCGCCGGGTGCCGTACGGCGTGGCGATGATCCTCACCACGATCCTGGTCCCCACCTCCGCCCAGGTCCTCTCCCACGACTACGGGGTGGGCGGCGGCGTGGCCACGCTGATCGCCATCGTCCAGACCACCCCGCTGCTGCTGTCCGTCACCCGTCCCCTGCAGGCGTGGTGGATCGTCTTCCTCTCCGACATCGTCTGCGCCCTGGTGGTGCTCGGCACCGCCGAGCACCTGGAGAACCGGGTGTGGCCCTGGCTGCCGGGCCCCATCATCGGCTACCTCTTCCTGCTGCTCGCCCTCGCGCTGCGCGAACCGCGCCGCACCCTGGTGGCGGTGTGGCTGGTCACCGGCACCGCCGGACTGTCGCTCGGCATGGCCTTCCCGGACAAGAGCAACGGCAGCAATGTGGTGCTGTTCGTGCTCGGCGGAGTGGTGCTGCTGGTCGCCGGGGCGCTGCGGGAGCGCGGCGACGCCCAGCGACGGCTGGCCGAGCAGGAGACGATCAGCGAGGCCGAACGGGCCCATCGCACCCTGCTGGAGGAGCGCACCCGGATCGCCCGCGAGCTGCACGATGTGGTCGCCCACCACATGTCCGTGATCACCGTGCAGGCCGACAGCGCCCCGTACCGGATCGGCGGGCTGCCGGCCGAGGCGGAGCGGGAGTTCTCCACCATCGCCGCCACCGCCCGGGAGTCCCTCGCCGAAATGCGGCGGCTGCTGGGCGTGTTGCGCAGCGAGGAGACCCGCGGTGAGCGGGCGCCGCAGCCGGGGCTGCGGCAGGTGCCGCAGTTGGTCGAGGCGACGGTACGGGCCGGCATACCGACCACGCTGACCATCGCTGACGAGGTGGCCGAGCTCGAACCGCTGCCGCAGGCCGTGGGGCTGTCGGCGTACCGCATCGTGCAGGAGGCGCTGGCCAATGTGGTGCGGCACGCGCCGGGCGCCGCCACCCGGGTGGCCATCTCGGCGGCCGACGACCGCTCGGCGCTGACCCTGCTGGTGGTCAACGGCCCGCCGGTCAGCGCGCCCACCAAGCCCCTGGAGACCAGCGGCACCGGCCATGGCCTCGTCGGTATGGTCGAGCGCGTACGGCTCGTCGGCGGCATGCTCGACACCGGCCCGCTCCCCGACGGCGGCTTCCGCGTCGCGGCCCGGCTCCCCCTGGTAGACCTCGAAGAGACGGACCCGTCATGA
- a CDS encoding response regulator gives MTIKVIIVDDQAMVRAGFAALLAAQSDIDVVGEAPDGRQGVEVSRRAHPDVVLMDVRMPEMDGLEAARQLLDPPRGVIHRPKVLMLTTFDVDDYVYEALRAGASGFLLKDAPPADLISAVRVVAAGEALLAPSVTRRLIADFARQRPAPRRDGPSARRSGLTPRETEVLELIARGLSNQEIAESLVLAEQTVKTHIGRVLAKLGLRDRAQAVIFAYESGLVTPGQ, from the coding sequence ATGACCATCAAGGTGATCATCGTCGACGACCAGGCGATGGTGCGGGCCGGGTTCGCCGCCCTGCTCGCCGCGCAGAGCGATATCGACGTCGTCGGCGAGGCGCCCGACGGGCGTCAGGGCGTGGAGGTCAGCCGTCGCGCCCACCCCGATGTGGTGCTGATGGACGTCCGGATGCCCGAGATGGACGGGCTCGAAGCTGCCCGGCAGCTCCTGGACCCGCCGCGCGGGGTCATCCACCGGCCCAAGGTCCTGATGCTCACCACCTTCGATGTGGACGACTACGTCTACGAGGCGCTGCGCGCCGGGGCCAGCGGCTTTCTGCTCAAGGACGCCCCACCGGCCGATCTGATCTCCGCGGTCCGGGTGGTGGCGGCGGGCGAGGCGCTGCTCGCCCCGTCCGTCACCCGCCGGCTGATCGCCGACTTCGCCCGCCAGCGCCCCGCCCCGCGCCGCGACGGCCCGTCCGCGCGGCGCAGCGGGCTGACGCCGCGTGAGACCGAGGTGCTGGAGCTGATCGCGCGGGGCCTGTCCAACCAGGAGATCGCCGAGTCGCTGGTGCTCGCGGAGCAGACGGTGAAGACGCATATCGGCCGGGTGCTGGCCAAGCTGGGGCTCCGCGACCGCGCCCAGGCGGTGATCTTCGCCTACGAGTCGGGCCTGGTGACGCCGGGTCAGTGA
- a CDS encoding alpha/beta hydrolase, with product MSQTLRTGHYARRLITAALTITVMAGTAGWTVAHEEQAITGPPPGTAAWLSDHSLGGAGRELPDPATTSPAEIARFFDRLTDVQRKALVIRHPEVVGNLDGAPLSLRYEANSRAIRAAWHKERKADPASPLAERYAALLAPGRRVLAFDPRGRGQVAEVYGDLATARRTAVIVPGSDIDLDAFDRTGDPYGAPAGMARSLRAQMAKDAPATPTAVIAWVGYTTPVGLGPDAATSRLAKAGAPRLDRFLAGLAVTTAATADAPPAVFCHSYGSVVCGLAASAMDRARVSDLVVLGSPGMRADSAGALRTGARVWAARDRTDWIRRVTGYDFLGLGHGEDPTDPSFGARVVSSESAQGHTGYFAPGTDSLRNFSRIALGDFDDVRCAEEDGGSPGTGPDCRQGLI from the coding sequence ATGTCCCAGACGCTACGCACCGGGCACTACGCGCGACGCCTGATCACCGCGGCGCTCACCATCACCGTCATGGCGGGGACGGCCGGCTGGACCGTGGCCCACGAGGAGCAGGCCATCACCGGCCCGCCGCCCGGCACCGCCGCATGGCTGTCGGACCATTCGCTGGGCGGGGCCGGGCGCGAACTGCCCGATCCGGCCACCACCTCGCCCGCCGAGATCGCCCGGTTCTTCGACCGGCTCACCGACGTCCAACGAAAGGCGCTGGTCATCCGGCATCCCGAGGTGGTGGGCAATCTGGACGGCGCACCGCTGAGCCTGCGCTACGAGGCCAACTCCCGGGCGATCCGGGCCGCCTGGCACAAGGAACGGAAGGCCGACCCCGCGAGCCCGCTCGCCGAGCGGTACGCGGCGCTGCTCGCACCCGGCCGCCGGGTCCTCGCCTTCGATCCACGCGGACGCGGCCAAGTGGCGGAGGTGTACGGGGACTTGGCGACGGCCCGGCGCACGGCCGTGATCGTGCCGGGCTCGGACATCGACCTGGACGCCTTCGACCGCACGGGCGACCCGTACGGCGCCCCGGCCGGGATGGCGCGGTCGCTGCGGGCGCAGATGGCGAAGGACGCGCCCGCCACCCCGACCGCCGTCATCGCCTGGGTCGGCTACACGACCCCGGTCGGGCTGGGCCCGGACGCCGCCACCAGCCGACTGGCCAAGGCGGGCGCGCCCCGCCTGGACCGGTTCCTCGCGGGGCTCGCCGTGACCACCGCGGCCACCGCCGACGCCCCGCCCGCCGTCTTCTGCCACAGCTACGGCTCGGTGGTCTGCGGTCTTGCCGCCTCCGCGATGGACCGCGCCCGCGTCTCCGACCTGGTGGTGCTGGGCAGCCCGGGGATGCGCGCGGACAGCGCCGGGGCCTTGCGCACCGGGGCCCGGGTCTGGGCGGCACGGGACCGCACCGACTGGATCCGGCGGGTCACCGGCTATGACTTCCTGGGCCTGGGCCATGGCGAGGACCCGACCGATCCGTCCTTCGGTGCCCGGGTGGTCTCCTCCGAAAGCGCCCAGGGCCACACCGGCTACTTCGCGCCGGGGACCGACTCACTGCGCAACTTCTCGCGGATCGCGCTCGGGGACTTCGACGATGTGCGATGCGCCGAGGAGGACGGCGGCAGTCCGGGCACGGGGCCGGACTGCCGCCAAGGTCTCATCTGA
- a CDS encoding aldo/keto reductase, translating to MSNSTNETIATVGLGAGGPEVGVQGLGCMGMSWGYGPTHDEAEARATLERALELGVTLFDTADVYGFGRNEEFISPFVRAHRDRITLATKFAIERDESDPFGKTQIHNDRPYIRQAIEGSLRRLAVDHVDLYYMHRRNPEVPMEESVGAMAELVAEGKVKHLGLSEVTAKELRAAHAVHPIAAVQSEWSLFTRDVEGGGANSVAATAAELGVALVPFSPLGRGFLTGSFVQAEQELSEGDSRRLQPRFTGDNAATNAALLEPIRKIAEARGATLAQIALAWVQQQAQVHGLAVVPIPGTRTRARIEQNTGATRIELSADELAALEPIAGQVAGARYADMSLTSAGRE from the coding sequence ATGAGTAACAGCACCAATGAGACCATCGCGACCGTCGGCCTGGGGGCCGGCGGACCGGAGGTCGGCGTCCAGGGCCTGGGCTGCATGGGCATGAGCTGGGGCTACGGACCGACCCATGACGAGGCGGAGGCGCGGGCCACGCTGGAGCGGGCCCTGGAGCTGGGCGTCACGCTTTTCGACACCGCCGATGTCTACGGCTTCGGGCGGAACGAGGAGTTCATCTCCCCCTTCGTCCGGGCCCACCGCGACCGGATCACCCTGGCCACCAAGTTCGCCATCGAGCGCGACGAGAGCGATCCGTTCGGCAAGACGCAAATCCACAACGACCGCCCGTACATCCGCCAGGCCATCGAGGGCAGTCTGCGGCGGCTGGCGGTCGACCATGTCGACCTGTACTACATGCACCGGCGCAACCCCGAGGTGCCAATGGAGGAGAGCGTCGGCGCCATGGCCGAGCTGGTGGCCGAGGGGAAGGTCAAGCACCTCGGGCTGAGCGAGGTCACGGCCAAGGAGCTGCGCGCGGCGCACGCGGTGCATCCGATCGCGGCGGTGCAGTCGGAGTGGTCGCTGTTCACCCGCGATGTGGAGGGCGGCGGAGCGAACAGCGTCGCGGCCACCGCCGCCGAGCTGGGCGTCGCCCTCGTCCCGTTCTCGCCGCTCGGCCGCGGCTTCCTCACCGGCTCCTTCGTCCAGGCCGAGCAGGAGCTGAGCGAGGGCGACTCCCGCCGCCTGCAGCCCCGCTTCACCGGCGACAACGCGGCCACCAACGCCGCGCTGCTGGAGCCGATCCGCAAGATCGCCGAGGCGCGCGGGGCCACGCTCGCCCAGATCGCGCTGGCCTGGGTGCAGCAGCAGGCCCAGGTGCACGGGCTCGCCGTGGTGCCGATCCCCGGCACCCGCACCCGCGCCCGGATCGAGCAGAACACCGGCGCGACCCGGATCGAGCTGAGCGCGGACGAGCTGGCCGCGCTGGAGCCGATCGCGGGACAGGTGGCGGGCGCCCGCTACGCCGATATGAGCCTGACGAGCGCGGGCCGCGAATAG
- a CDS encoding MerR family transcriptional regulator — translation MTLMESAPVKVRACAGRGGRPRPSGRDGYTISEVVAHTGLTAHTLRWYERIGLMPHVDRTHTGQRRFTNRDLDWLDLVGKLRLTGMPVADMVRYAELVREGEHTFAEREELLTTHRANVRERIAELQSTLEVLDYKIDVYADARRASERFDPV, via the coding sequence ATGACCCTGATGGAGAGCGCCCCGGTGAAGGTCCGCGCCTGCGCGGGGAGGGGCGGGCGCCCCCGGCCCAGCGGGCGGGACGGCTACACGATCAGTGAGGTGGTCGCCCATACCGGGCTGACGGCGCACACTCTGCGCTGGTACGAGCGGATCGGGCTGATGCCGCATGTGGACCGTACGCACACCGGCCAGCGTCGCTTCACCAACCGCGACCTGGACTGGCTCGACCTCGTCGGCAAGCTGCGGCTGACCGGGATGCCGGTCGCGGACATGGTCCGCTACGCCGAGCTGGTGCGCGAGGGCGAGCACACCTTCGCCGAGCGCGAGGAGCTGCTGACCACCCACCGCGCGAATGTGCGGGAGCGGATCGCCGAGCTCCAGAGCACGCTCGAAGTCCTCGACTACAAGATCGACGTCTACGCTGACGCCCGACGGGCGTCGGAGAGGTTTGACCCCGTATGA
- a CDS encoding serine hydrolase domain-containing protein — MESLRMIENWPVPTAAAAVVRADGTLAGSYGPTGHRFPLASVTKPLAAYAALLAVEEGAVELDEPAGPEGSTVRHLLAHTSGLAFDEHRSVAAPGNRRLYSNAGFEVLGDHIAKATDIPFPEYLRQAVLEPLGMTATELAGSPAKDGVSTVDDLVRFAAELQAPRLLAAETLAEASSVVHPGLTGVLPGYGHQRPNDWGLGFEIRDGKSPHWTGASSSPRTFGHFGQSGTFLWVDPDARAACVALADRAFGPWAVEAWPTLTDAILAELG; from the coding sequence ATGGAGAGCCTGCGGATGATCGAGAACTGGCCGGTTCCGACGGCGGCGGCCGCCGTCGTACGCGCGGACGGCACCCTGGCCGGATCGTACGGCCCGACCGGCCATCGTTTCCCCCTCGCCTCGGTCACCAAGCCGCTCGCCGCGTACGCCGCGCTGCTCGCCGTCGAAGAGGGCGCGGTGGAGCTCGACGAACCGGCCGGGCCCGAGGGCTCCACGGTGCGCCATCTGCTGGCGCACACCTCCGGGCTCGCCTTCGACGAGCACCGCTCGGTCGCCGCGCCCGGCAACCGCCGGCTCTACTCCAACGCCGGGTTCGAGGTGCTGGGCGATCACATCGCCAAGGCCACGGACATCCCGTTCCCGGAGTATCTGCGCCAGGCGGTGCTGGAGCCGCTCGGCATGACCGCCACCGAGCTGGCCGGCTCGCCCGCCAAGGACGGCGTCTCGACCGTGGACGACCTGGTGCGCTTCGCCGCGGAGCTGCAGGCCCCGCGACTGCTGGCGGCCGAGACGCTGGCCGAGGCCAGCTCCGTGGTCCACCCGGGCCTCACGGGTGTGCTGCCCGGCTACGGCCATCAGCGGCCCAACGACTGGGGGCTCGGCTTCGAGATACGCGACGGCAAGTCGCCGCACTGGACCGGCGCCTCCTCCTCGCCCCGCACCTTCGGGCATTTCGGCCAGTCCGGAACGTTCCTGTGGGTCGACCCGGACGCCCGCGCCGCCTGCGTCGCCCTGGCCGACCGGGCCTTCGGCCCCTGGGCGGTCGAGGCCTGGCCGACGCTCACCGACGCGATCCTGGCCGAACTGGGCTGA
- a CDS encoding pirin family protein, translating into MWIQRSGARYPGGEGAGIETRHAFSFSGYYDPGNVRFGSLVACNEERLAPGAGFAEHPHRDMEIVTWVVGGELTHEDSTGARTVVRPGDVQRLSAGSGVRHTERNAGAEPLTFVQMWLVPGPGAAMDPGYEVVRGVADGTPYALERTEAVLHVRRLADGERTALPDAPWVYAHTVRGAARIEGETLRPGDAARITGAEGLEACAEGPAELLIWELHAEPVYG; encoded by the coding sequence ATGTGGATACAGCGGTCCGGTGCACGGTATCCGGGTGGGGAGGGCGCGGGCATCGAGACGCGCCACGCCTTTTCCTTCTCTGGGTACTACGACCCCGGCAACGTGCGGTTCGGGTCCCTCGTCGCCTGCAACGAGGAGCGGCTCGCCCCCGGTGCGGGCTTCGCCGAGCATCCGCACCGCGATATGGAGATCGTCACCTGGGTCGTCGGGGGCGAGCTCACCCACGAGGACTCCACCGGCGCGCGGACCGTGGTGCGCCCCGGCGATGTGCAGCGGCTCAGCGCCGGAAGCGGAGTGCGTCACACCGAGCGCAACGCGGGCGCGGAACCCCTCACCTTCGTCCAGATGTGGCTGGTGCCGGGGCCCGGCGCCGCCATGGACCCCGGGTACGAGGTGGTGCGCGGCGTCGCCGACGGCACCCCGTACGCACTGGAGCGCACCGAGGCGGTGCTGCATGTGCGGCGGCTGGCGGACGGCGAGCGCACCGCGCTGCCGGACGCGCCGTGGGTGTACGCGCATACGGTGCGCGGCGCGGCGCGGATCGAGGGGGAGACCCTCCGGCCCGGCGACGCGGCCCGGATCACGGGTGCGGAGGGTCTGGAGGCATGCGCCGAGGGCCCCGCCGAGCTGCTGATCTGGGAGCTGCACGCGGAGCCGGTCTACGGCTGA
- a CDS encoding PucR family transcriptional regulator, producing MPEPASNTPHPHSATLRRLEKSSGKLAANAIARMDEQLPWYRAMPPENRSWIGLVAQAGIAAFTEWFRHPEAPQAISTDVFGTAPRELTRAITLRQTVEMVRTTIEVMESAIDDVAAPGDESVLREALLVYAREIAFATAQVYAQAAEARGAWDARLESLVVNAVLSGEADEGALSRAAALGWNSPEHVCVVLGTAPDGDSELTVEAIRRAARHAKLQVLTGVLGDRLVVVAGGSDNPLQAAKALIGPYAPGPVVAGPVVSDLLAATRSAGAAAAGLKACTAWPDAPRPVIADDLLPERAMAGDPAAREQLVEEIYRPLEEAGSALLETLSVYLEQASSLEGAARMLFVHPNTVRYRLRRVTDVTGWSPSDVRSAFTLRIALILGRLADANILP from the coding sequence GTGCCTGAACCAGCCTCGAACACCCCGCATCCGCACAGTGCCACCCTGCGCCGCCTGGAGAAGTCCTCCGGGAAGCTCGCCGCCAACGCCATCGCGCGCATGGACGAGCAGTTGCCGTGGTACCGCGCGATGCCGCCCGAGAACCGCTCCTGGATCGGGCTGGTGGCACAGGCGGGCATCGCGGCCTTCACCGAATGGTTTCGCCACCCCGAGGCGCCCCAGGCGATCAGCACCGATGTGTTCGGCACCGCCCCGCGCGAGCTGACCCGGGCGATCACCCTGCGGCAGACCGTGGAGATGGTCCGCACGACCATCGAGGTCATGGAGTCGGCGATCGACGACGTGGCGGCCCCGGGCGATGAGTCGGTGCTGCGCGAGGCGCTGCTGGTGTACGCGCGGGAGATCGCCTTCGCCACCGCCCAGGTGTACGCGCAGGCCGCCGAGGCGCGCGGCGCCTGGGACGCCCGGCTGGAGTCGCTGGTCGTCAACGCGGTGCTGTCCGGGGAGGCCGACGAGGGGGCGCTGTCCCGCGCCGCGGCGCTCGGCTGGAACTCCCCCGAGCATGTGTGCGTGGTGCTGGGCACCGCCCCCGACGGGGACAGCGAGCTGACGGTCGAGGCGATCCGGCGGGCCGCCCGCCACGCCAAGCTGCAGGTCCTCACCGGGGTGCTGGGCGACCGGCTGGTGGTGGTCGCGGGCGGCTCGGACAATCCGCTGCAGGCGGCGAAGGCGCTGATCGGGCCGTACGCCCCGGGCCCGGTGGTGGCCGGTCCGGTGGTCTCCGACCTGCTGGCCGCGACCCGCTCGGCGGGGGCGGCGGCGGCCGGGCTGAAGGCGTGCACCGCCTGGCCGGACGCGCCCCGTCCGGTGATCGCGGACGATCTGCTGCCCGAGCGCGCGATGGCCGGTGACCCCGCTGCCCGTGAGCAGTTGGTGGAGGAGATCTACAGACCGCTGGAGGAAGCCGGTTCGGCGCTGCTCGAGACACTGAGTGTGTACCTCGAACAGGCGAGCAGTCTGGAGGGGGCGGCCCGGATGCTCTTCGTTCACCCGAACACCGTCCGCTACCGGCTACGACGTGTGACGGACGTCACCGGATGGTCACCTTCCGACGTCAGGTCGGCGTTTACTCTGCGCATAGCCCTGATCCTGGGCCGTCTCGCCGACGCGAACATATTGCCCTGA